GGTCGAGGTCTCCTGCCTGCCGACCCGGATCCCGGAGGCGATCGATGTCGACATCTCCGGCCTGGATCTCGGGGAGAGCCTTCACGTAAAAGACGTCAACGTCCCCGAAGGGGTCCGGCTGTTGACCGACGAGGAGATCAGCGTGGTTTCGATCAGCGCCCCGCGGCGCGAGGCCCTGGAGCCTGAAGCCGCCGAGGCTGAAGAGAAGGCCGCTGAAACCCCGCCGGCGGAAGAATGATCGGCCTTGTTGTGGGGTTGGGCAACCCGGGCGGGGCATATGTGCGCACGCGGCATAACGTAGGGTTCATGGTTATTGACCAACTGGCGCGTATGCTCCGGGTTTCCGTTTCCCGGAGGCAGGGAGAGGCCCTGACCGGTGAGGCCGCCGTCCGGGGACGGCGGGTGCTCCTGGCCAAACCGCAGACCTACATGAACCTGAGCGGCAACGCCGTGGGCGCCCTGTCCCGGCGTTTAAGGCTGCTCCCGGAGGAGATCCTGGTCGTCAGCGACGACATGGACCTGCCGTTCGGGCGCCTGCGCCTGCGCCCCGGAGGGGGCGCGGGCGGCCACCGCGGCCTGGTCTCGATTATTGAGGCCCTCGGCACGGACCGTTTTCCCCGTCTGCGCGTGGGCATCGGGCGCGGCGAGGAGGCGGTCGGGCACGTCCTGGGCGGGTTTACGCCGGCCGAGGATGCCGTCCTGGACCGGGTGCTGGAGACGGCGGCGCGGGCGGTGCTGACGGTATGCGCCGACGGGCTGGACCGGGCGATGAACCTCTTCAACCGCTGGGGGATCGAGGCGGAAATCCAGCAATAAGGCTTTTGACGGAAGTGAGAAGTGAGCGAAAGGGATGCGTTTTCTTGTTGATTTGATCGCGGCCGTACCGGCCTTGAAGGGTCTGGGGGAACCGGCCGGCCGGGCGCCGGTGCGCGACCACGTCCACGGCGCCGGCGGGAGTCACCAGGCCCTCCTCGGAGCCGTCCTGGGGCGGCGGGACAAGCCGCTCCTGGTGGTCACGCCGGGCGAAAAAGAAGCGTTGCAGATTGCCGAGAACCTCGGGCACTTGCTCCCCGACAGGGGGGTCTTTTTGCTTCCTTCATGGGAAATACTCCCAGTACAGGTTCTCGCCTACAGCAGACACATCATTGTTCCCCGCCTGCGCGCCCTGGAGGCCTTGAGCCGCGGGCTGAACCCGGTCGTGGTGGCCCCGGTGGAAGGCCTGGCCCG
The sequence above is a segment of the Thermoanaerobacterales bacterium genome. Coding sequences within it:
- the pth gene encoding aminoacyl-tRNA hydrolase, with amino-acid sequence MIGLVVGLGNPGGAYVRTRHNVGFMVIDQLARMLRVSVSRRQGEALTGEAAVRGRRVLLAKPQTYMNLSGNAVGALSRRLRLLPEEILVVSDDMDLPFGRLRLRPGGGAGGHRGLVSIIEALGTDRFPRLRVGIGRGEEAVGHVLGGFTPAEDAVLDRVLETAARAVLTVCADGLDRAMNLFNRWGIEAEIQQ